A DNA window from Bubalus bubalis isolate 160015118507 breed Murrah chromosome 20, NDDB_SH_1, whole genome shotgun sequence contains the following coding sequences:
- the LYSMD4 gene encoding lysM and putative peptidoglycan-binding domain-containing protein 4 isoform X1 codes for MRQKEVITKTFQSPAVVCRTRTSHVYMFENGVEDSEDSSEEESHRVALRPRGKEGQKKGAHHPHRPGAGDVVLLQRELTQGDSLNKLALQYGCKVADIKKVNNFIREQDLYALKSIKIPVKNHGILTETHKELRPLLNSSSETRVTFEEQPDPDRAAVNASASPSSLTDFFKGIDQSIEHAVQSEIFLSESYSIETSSQPLLPAPPKIPTNGADCGIQWWNAVFIMLLIGVVLPVFYLVYFKIQATSETPSILNTTAIPNGSMAGNAVPGQAPRLAIPMPTIPSSDSQFSQTTHGGS; via the exons ATGAGGCAGAAGGAGGTGATAACCAAGACCTTCCAAAGCCCAGCTGTGGTCTGTAGGACTCGGACCAGCCACGTTTACATGTTTGAGAATGGTGTTGAGGACTCCGAGGACTCCTCTGAGGAAGAATCCCACCGAGTGGCCCTGCGGCCCCGGGGCAAGGAGGGCCAGAAGAAGGGTGCCCACCACCCTCACCGGCCAGGAGCAGGGGATGTGGTGCTGCTGCAGCGGGAGCTGACCCAGGGGGACAGCCTCAACAAGCTCGCTCTTCAGTATGGCTGCAAA GTCGCAGATATCAAGAAAGTCAACAACTTCATCAGAGAACAAGACCTATATGCTTTAAAATCTATTAAGATTCCAGTGAAAAACCACGGCATCCTAACAGAGACCCACAAAGAACTTAGACCCCTCCTGAACTCATCCTCAGAGACCAGAGTGACCTTCGAGGAGCAGCCAGACCCAGACAGAGCAGCTGTCAATGCCAGTGCCTCACCTAGCTCACTGACGGATTTCTTTAAGGGCATTGATCAGAGTATTGAACATGCAGTTCAATCAGAAATCTTTTTGAGTGAAAGTTACTCCATAGAGACGTccagtcagccactgcttcctgCTCCTCCGAAGATACCAACAAATGGTGCAGACTGTGGAATTCAGTGGTGGAATGCTGTTTTTATCATGCTTCTAATTGGAGTTGTTTTACCAGTGTTTTATTTggtctattttaaaatacaagctACTAGTGAGACCCCTAGTATCTTGAATACAACTGCTATCCCTAATGGCTCCATGGCAGGGAATGCAGTTCCAGGGCAAGCCCCCAGATTAGCAATTCCAATGCCAACCATCCCCTCTTCAGACAGCCAGTTCAGTCAGACCACCCACGGGGGGAGCTAG
- the LYSMD4 gene encoding lysM and putative peptidoglycan-binding domain-containing protein 4 isoform X2, with product MEALGLLAGAELRREVKEMRQKEVITKTFQSPAVVCRTRTSHVYMFENGVEDSEDSSEEESHRVALRPRGKEGQKKGAHHPHRPGAGDVVLLQRELTQGDSLNKLALQYGCKVRNPTGEGATCRLALC from the exons ATGGAGGCCCTGGGGCTTCTTGCAGGCGCTGAGCTCCGACGGGAAG TTAAGGAAATGAGGCAGAAGGAGGTGATAACCAAGACCTTCCAAAGCCCAGCTGTGGTCTGTAGGACTCGGACCAGCCACGTTTACATGTTTGAGAATGGTGTTGAGGACTCCGAGGACTCCTCTGAGGAAGAATCCCACCGAGTGGCCCTGCGGCCCCGGGGCAAGGAGGGCCAGAAGAAGGGTGCCCACCACCCTCACCGGCCAGGAGCAGGGGATGTGGTGCTGCTGCAGCGGGAGCTGACCCAGGGGGACAGCCTCAACAAGCTCGCTCTTCAGTATGGCTGCAAAGTAAGAAACCCCACAGGAGAAGGCGCCACCTGCCGCTTGGCCCTGTGTTAA